The proteins below come from a single Tigriopus californicus strain San Diego chromosome 3, Tcal_SD_v2.1, whole genome shotgun sequence genomic window:
- the LOC131878266 gene encoding uncharacterized protein LOC131878266: MSETVTDIVSKDRLTKAHPWEMSRLRTPFTWTIAKATKQTPAWSSPTIPSAGPAPQFNMTPLVTSAAPKSNLDPAPNPVNDPEQQPIHPPMDDASLVDDDSILIPHVNTEPEPRIAPKQKASILNDSLSPTKPGHKKMVLANDFAGTMAEATFHVSSFLVGGPSFFTEHPHTKDRRDPIPHGFAERPVSRKTLHTDLKRRSGNICAWKPSPPQ; the protein is encoded by the exons ATGTCCGAAACCGTCACCGACATCGTAAGCAAGGACCGCCTAACCAAGGCCCACCCATGGGAGATGAGCCGACTCCGAACTCCATTCACATGGACGATAGCCAAGGCCACCAAGCAAACACCAGCATGGTCCAGCCCAACCATTCCATCAGCAGGACCGGCCCCTCAGTTCAACATGACCCCTTTGGTTACCTCGGCCGCACCAAAGTCCAATCTGGACCCTGCTCCAAACCCCGTGAATGACCCCGAGCAGCAGCCTATCCATCCTCCGATGGACGACGCAAGCCTCGTTGACGACGATAGCATCCTTATACCCCATGTGAACACCGAACCCGAACCACGAATAGCGCCCAAACAAAAGGCCAGCATTCTGAACGACAGCCTCTCCCCTACCAAACCCGGTCACAAGAAAATGGTTTTAGCCAACGACTTCGCCGGTACAATGGCCGAAGCTACCTTCCATGTTTCGAGTTTCTTAGTTGGAGGACCATCTTTCTTCACAGAG CACCCACACACCAAGGATAGGAGAGATCCGATTCCTCATGGATTCGCTGAACGACCGGTGTCCAGAAAGACCTTACACACAGACCTTAAGCGCAGGAGTGGTAATATTTGTGCCTGGAAACCATCACCCCCGCAGTGA